The Megalobrama amblycephala isolate DHTTF-2021 linkage group LG10, ASM1881202v1, whole genome shotgun sequence DNA segment TTAAGAACCGTCTCATTAGATAGTTAAAAGACTGATGCACCAACAATAGAATCATGAggttatattacaatattaccTAAATGACATTGACCTCTCATTGTAAAATCAGCAGAGGGTGAAAGTAAACAATTCTGACCTTAAAGTAAATCGCAATGAAGAACAAAAGCCATATATTTTCTTACTTTGTAATCTAGGTGTTATCAGGTAGAGATAAGCTGCAAATAAAGTCATACTACTCTCTAATAAATTTATCTTTACTTTAATACAGCAAGACATAATAGGAGAAAGATACATTTGTAACACCTTTTTGTACACCCTGGGTtatctttactttttttttttaaatacatacattACCCTGCAGCCTGCAATTTAGGGTTAGTTTCCTAACCTAAGGTCGGTTATGCTTGCTGACTAAAGCAAAATAACAGAATACAGAGCTTAACACAGGGTTAAAAGTGTCCTTGTGATAAAGAGACCTTGAAGTTGTCTTCTATAACTGTTTTTACCATGTTCTTATTGTTcctatgcattttaaaatatttacatatatgtCCTGGTTTAGCTGAGGGGGCTTAAAAAGGCAGCGATAACTGTATGGGAGcagtttttgtcatgattcgagcgtttagaaacaaaatgtatgagacagttgttgtcagatttcagtGGTGATaccaaatatgaaatttaatcgaaaacatggcaaacagctttggagaatttgatgtttccccattcagagATAAAAGCTGCACTTGTATTAATAACCTACCGTTTCACACTGCACATTCCTAAACCCCGGGATAAAGTCCTTATCTACATATTTGCCGTGTCAGTGTCACTGACTGGACAAACACAGCACGTGACCTGTTTACTTAAAGGCTCCTCATATTCGCGTCCTCATATTATACATTGCTGACTGTAATAAGTTTGTTTTTCTGAGTGAACTTTTCAAACTATAAAAAGGTAAGAATGACGGTCTCTTCTTCACTCGAACTGTCGCGTTTTCCATCGCcgtttgacatttttttctatCATACGCAGAAACGATTGTTTATACATCGTGCAGCAGTGTTTCCGTGACTGCCCAACGAGCGTGAATATAAGGCACGCGATTGGTTGTCGGTTGCTAAGCATCTAGTTGTAGCATTGTAACACCAcatcgtttcacactgtacaagtttgaCACAGCAAAAGCAGTGCTAACCCCgcatctaaattacaagtgCGAAACGctcctttacccggggttaaaagcggtgtttagaacgacgataacccggggttaagcgcagtgtgaaaagccctatggtgaagcattttttaaaaaaatggtacgCTCTAATTAGTAAGCGGGAAAATGTGTGCATTAAGGAAGCCGTCACTAATGGAAGGGGGGATTGGAGGACAAATAATGGATTTTGAGGGAATTTGAACAAGGTTATTATAGCACTGCTTGGCCACACTGAAACTCTGTCCTCAACAGATGAAGAGGAGTTTGTACTGTTTTAGTACATCAGGCCTAAAGTTCTAGTTTTAGACCGTTTTATTGATAACCCGTTTATTACTCTTAACCATATTTACTTGCACATCTGCTTTACTAAACACCTTTTTGGACACCAACATTGTTCCTGTGTTTACATCTTGGGGCGATTCTCCTTGTGACCATTCGGGTCCCTGTCTCAGTCTTTTAAAGGGGGATAAAAAGACGATTATGAAGGGTTAAGCTAACAGTGAAAAGATCTGAACTAAAGTGCACCTAATATTGGCCATtgttttaagatattttaacaCCCACACAGTAAAGGATTTAACCAGATGAAAAGATTACAGAGCAAAAACTCATTTAATAGGCACCTGTGCCTGCTAGTTCACCTATCCATCTGAAAAAGCCTTCACATATAAATTGCTTACAAATAAAAAGTGTAATAAATAGAGAAAATAGTGAAACAGGCTGAATGAGAGGAAAAaatccatcaggaattgattggattgtttgTTGTCGTTAATTGGCTAATTGCTGTGATCGTTTCATGTGAAGGACAGGTTGCTGCAGAGGAGTGACTGAAACCCATCTGgccactattattattattattatttttattttttttatttttttgaattccaaaaatacagtacaattcAGCAGATTCTCAAGACATTTAACAAACCATGTAAATCCACATAAGGACACCATAATAAAAACTACattcaaatgaataaaattaaagggcatcacaaaaatatatgttaaattaatttaatgggCATTTAATGGGGTTTGTTTTTTGAATTGGACAACCTTATTGCAGCCCTTGCACCAGACTTcactagttcacccaaaaattaaaattctgtcattaattactctcatgtcattccacacccatacattttttccccttcattttttggtgaactaaccctttaatgtttttgataattataagggcacagataaataatttacagtaaaaactgcaatattccataaaaaaaaataagaatgtcaatgtttatttaattcttactttaaaaaaacatatatgaATGCCAATTATTAGAtaacaaaatatctaaacaaGCGGTATCTGCAAACAAATGACGCTAGAGCTTTTCCTCATAACTTCACTTTTGCATCAAGTTTTCTCATCAatccaagagacttttttgtgTATGTTTTGCTTGAAAACTATGCTTGTGCTGTCTGTATtcaaaataaatagttttttttttattattttttctataTAATGCAATAAACTCATGATTGACATTTCACACATCCAACTGTATGCATGCTCTGAATGGCGTGATGTCCTTACCTCCCATCGACAGTAGGTCAGCAGGAACAGGCACAAGGGTATGGCGGTACCGGACATGGCATGGGTAGAGGGCATGCTGTACTCCGAGTTGTAGAACATCTCCACCTTTACCACCGGGGGCGAGGCAGGTCTCGGCCACCGGATCACATCTTTCGTGCACTGGCCGAGATACATGACCCATACCCAGACCACGACGAGCCGGCGGCTCACATAAGCGTCCACGTTCCACATGAAGAACGGGAAGAATGAGATGTAGAAAAGCTCGTTCCCGAGCTCGGTACCGAGCGTGAACAGGTAGAAGAGAAACTTATTCTCAATGATGAACTCCTGCCCGACGTCTCCGGTGAGAGAGTTTCTGCGCAACGGCTTCACCGCGGATCCTTGAGCGTCGTCCCCGTTATCCCGTGCGATGTTTTCTCCCGCAGCTCCGTTCGCCAGGCTGTTATTGCGTTTCTCCCTGTCGGTCTCTGCTCCTGCTGGTCTACGGCGGGTGGCATCCCCGCCTCCGTTCTGAACATCCCCGTGGCGAGTGCCTGGTACCCCGTTACTGAGTTTGTCACGTGTGTCGGTTCCGCGCACCCCGCATAGCTGCTGAAAACGCGCGACGTGCTGAGGGTCCTGCAAATAGTGCATGAGCCGCACGAATCCCACTTTCAACCCGCCTGCCATGTTTAGCGACAGACTGCGCAAGTTGAAGCCACCTGGTAAGACCGGGAGAAGCTGGAGCTACCGAGAGTGAACCGTGCTGTGGGTGTGGGTTATTAAACCATTCCCGTACTTATAATAACAAAACCCTCCGATCTAACCGAGACAAATATACTTACAACAACTCAGAAAATTATTCATGGACACATGATGagaaaattaacatgaaaaaaacTACTTGCAACGATTTACAAAACGTCCAATTGCACCGACCCCCACGCCGTATCCGGGTACTGACAGATTCGTGCAAGCAAGAAATACAACGAGTCTCTAGGAGAAAAAAGAAAGCAAGTTTAGCAGATTCAAAATGGGAGGGGCTTAGCAGCCGGACATTGGCTGTGATTGGTCAATGttacattgttttaaaaaaaacgaaTAATATTTGACCTCTTTGCTGTTTgacattaattaaatattattaatttaattagtaTCCGtactttcatttaaaatattacccAGTCGTTACTAAAACATCGGAGAGCCATCATTGTCACGTGGTGGCTGTTACTTTTCACAGCGCTGAGGATTGATTGCCAAATCGTGTTCGTTTCTGATTACAGCGTAATTTAAAAGATATCGCGTGGGCTGATTTCTATGCAAACGTCAAGTACTAATCGTTTGGATTTAATCGATAATGCTTTTAGTGTACAAATGTCAACAGTAGAACCAAAAAGACCTCATATGTGAATGCAGCTCAACGGGGAATGTGCCACAAAGCGCCCTCTGGAGTACTTAAGTCAACTTTTGTGTAGGAAACGTTGAGCTACTCCGCCCAATGGTGCGGAGACGTTCACGTAGGGATGGCGTCATCACTTTAAGGACTCGGGAGCTGCCGCACATGATGATAAATATGGTACATAATGATGAAAtcataccttttttattttatttgcatatatttatttacacagaTAGGCTAAAGAAAAAGGACTGAGTGAAacattcaatattttattttatttgactgcAGTGCCATGAAAATAGACAATTCTCGTATATGCTACTTTTAAATCTTTTGGCAAAATAGCACTTAATTCTCTGAGGAATAATGTTCTCTTTGAAACAAAAAATAGCTCCATTTCAAAATAAACTGGATATCCATGTCTATGCTTTGAA contains these protein-coding regions:
- the sgpp1b gene encoding sphingosine-1-phosphate phosphatase 1, giving the protein MAGGLKVGFVRLMHYLQDPQHVARFQQLCGVRGTDTRDKLSNGVPGTRHGDVQNGGGDATRRRPAGAETDREKRNNSLANGAAGENIARDNGDDAQGSAVKPLRRNSLTGDVGQEFIIENKFLFYLFTLGTELGNELFYISFFPFFMWNVDAYVSRRLVVVWVWVMYLGQCTKDVIRWPRPASPPVVKVEMFYNSEYSMPSTHAMSGTAIPLCLFLLTYCRWEYPLLLGLSLAISWCVLVCLSRIYMGMHSILDIIAGFLYSLLIVVVFSPALEIIDTFNCTHRYAPLIIISLHVGLGLFSFTLDTWSTSRGDTAQILGSGAGIALASHVNYHLGLLPDPPASMLPLQPPSFTLGLIGLCLLRFLLGVLILLATRAVMKALTIPLVCWLFGIPSGDVRKARQHMEVELPYRYIVYGTVGLNALFLVPFLFAQVGLL